One window of Chloroflexus aggregans DSM 9485 genomic DNA carries:
- a CDS encoding SDR family oxidoreductase, with protein sequence MELPFIGKVALVTGAASGIGRASALAFAREGAKVVVADVNVAGGEETVALCRAANTDAIFVRCDVSQSNEVEQLIAQAVDTFGRIDFAHNNAGIEGVQATLVDYPEEVWDRVIDINLKGVWLCMKYEIRQMLQQGGGAIVNTSSVAGLSGSRGVLAYVASKHGIVGITKAAALEYARSGIRVNAICPGTIHTAMIDRFTQGDPEVLAQFAESEPIGRLGSPEEVANSVVWLCSEKASFITGATLPVDGGRLA encoded by the coding sequence ATGGAGTTACCCTTCATTGGGAAAGTCGCGTTGGTGACGGGCGCGGCAAGTGGGATTGGGCGCGCTTCGGCGTTGGCCTTTGCGCGCGAGGGGGCAAAGGTGGTTGTAGCCGATGTGAATGTCGCCGGCGGCGAAGAGACGGTTGCGCTATGCCGCGCTGCAAATACCGATGCCATCTTTGTACGCTGCGATGTCTCACAGAGTAATGAAGTTGAGCAGTTGATTGCACAGGCGGTTGATACCTTTGGCCGGATCGATTTCGCGCACAATAATGCCGGTATCGAAGGAGTACAGGCTACGTTGGTCGATTATCCCGAAGAGGTTTGGGATCGTGTGATCGATATTAACCTCAAGGGTGTCTGGCTCTGTATGAAATACGAGATCCGGCAGATGCTGCAACAAGGTGGCGGGGCAATCGTGAATACATCATCGGTTGCCGGCTTGTCCGGTTCACGCGGTGTATTGGCTTACGTTGCCAGTAAACACGGAATCGTCGGGATTACCAAAGCTGCGGCGCTTGAGTATGCCCGCAGTGGTATTCGGGTCAACGCGATTTGCCCCGGTACCATTCATACCGCGATGATCGACCGCTTTACGCAAGGTGATCCCGAAGTGTTGGCTCAATTCGCCGAAAGTGAGCCGATTGGCCGGCTCGGTTCACCGGAAGAGGTGGCGAACTCGGTAGTCTGGCTCTGCTCTGAGAAGGCGTCATTTATTACCGGCGCGACGCTACCGGTTGACGGTGGCCGTTTAGCGTAA
- a CDS encoding MGMT family protein → MTDPESPYAAIYAVVQRIPPGRVCTYGRVAALAGLPGQARLVGYALHALLRQSVVPWWRVINRSGRISNVYAADEQRARLLAEGVDVDETYLIDLDRFLWAGDDVE, encoded by the coding sequence ATGACCGATCCTGAATCACCTTACGCTGCGATTTATGCTGTGGTACAGCGCATTCCACCGGGGCGCGTTTGCACCTATGGCCGGGTTGCCGCACTGGCCGGTTTGCCCGGTCAGGCGCGTCTGGTTGGCTATGCCCTGCACGCCTTGCTTCGACAGAGTGTCGTGCCGTGGTGGCGTGTGATTAATCGCAGCGGCCGGATTAGCAATGTGTACGCTGCTGATGAGCAGCGGGCGCGTCTGTTGGCAGAGGGTGTTGATGTTGATGAAACGTATCTCATTGATCTCGACCGGTTTTTGTGGGCGGGCGACGATGTGGAGTAG
- a CDS encoding MFS transporter — MTIATAAATRRWLIPLYIAGVIVFSDMYLTQPILPQLSAEYGIAPATAGLSVSVVVLMIALGSLAVGPLSDRWGRWPVMVGSVLVLSLPTLLCALAPSFGMLLVGRALQGLCIPGLTAVAVAYLGDRLPTAELGRAVGSWIAANVAGGLSGRVVGGLISDSWGWRASFIVFAGLTLAAGFGLWLRLPRDRPVAGGGWGQAYWAMVMHLADRHLRSAYLIAGSLFFGFLGIFTYLPYYLSAPPFTLPSAIVALAYVSYLAGVIVSPWAGVLSARYARSRLITIGLLIAMGGIGLTLFPHLPLIALGLWTLCSGMFIAQGVAPALVNQLAQHAKGAASALYLVAYYLGGTLGGVIPGLGWQIAGWPGVTIICLSALALALVATHRLAMFELHRHHRSAA, encoded by the coding sequence ATGACCATCGCAACCGCTGCGGCTACTCGCCGTTGGCTGATCCCGTTGTACATCGCCGGTGTGATCGTCTTCTCCGACATGTACCTGACGCAGCCTATCTTGCCCCAGTTGTCGGCTGAATACGGTATTGCACCGGCCACCGCCGGCCTCAGTGTATCGGTGGTGGTGTTGATGATTGCGCTTGGGTCGCTGGCCGTCGGTCCGCTGAGTGATCGCTGGGGACGCTGGCCGGTGATGGTCGGGAGTGTCCTCGTGCTTAGTCTCCCGACATTGCTCTGTGCATTAGCACCGTCGTTTGGGATGTTGCTGGTGGGGCGTGCCCTCCAAGGCTTATGCATCCCCGGTTTGACGGCAGTAGCAGTGGCCTATCTTGGCGATCGCTTACCTACCGCTGAGTTAGGTCGTGCGGTTGGGAGTTGGATTGCGGCGAACGTGGCCGGCGGATTGAGTGGTCGGGTTGTGGGCGGTCTGATCAGCGATAGTTGGGGGTGGCGGGCCAGTTTTATCGTCTTTGCCGGGCTAACGTTGGCGGCTGGGTTCGGTCTCTGGCTACGTTTACCGCGTGATCGTCCTGTGGCCGGTGGTGGGTGGGGGCAAGCCTATTGGGCAATGGTGATGCATCTCGCCGATCGTCATCTGCGCAGTGCGTATCTGATCGCCGGGTCACTATTTTTCGGCTTTCTCGGCATCTTCACCTATCTGCCGTACTACCTCAGCGCACCACCCTTTACCCTCCCATCGGCTATCGTCGCACTGGCCTACGTAAGTTATTTGGCCGGAGTGATCGTCTCCCCATGGGCGGGGGTACTCTCGGCTCGTTATGCCCGCTCGCGTCTAATCACCATCGGGTTGCTCATCGCTATGGGTGGCATTGGATTAACCCTTTTCCCGCACCTGCCGTTAATTGCGCTTGGCTTATGGACGTTGTGTAGCGGGATGTTTATAGCCCAAGGTGTGGCCCCGGCCCTGGTGAATCAATTAGCCCAACACGCGAAAGGCGCGGCGAGTGCGCTGTACCTGGTTGCCTATTATCTCGGTGGAACCCTCGGTGGGGTAATTCCCGGCCTTGGCTGGCAGATCGCCGGTTGGCCGGGAGTTACGATTATCTGCCTGAGCGCCTTAGCACTCGCTTTGGTGGCGACACACCGGTTGGCGATGTTTGAATTGCACCGACATCATCGTTCAGCGGCATAA
- a CDS encoding alpha/beta fold hydrolase: MQTTATAAIDERFVTVDGFRLRVLTAGQGPVVLLLHGFVVSADDWMPTIQTLATAGYCAIAPDALGFGKSDKPGGAVYTLRRYADLNAGVLTAFGVEHAAVIGHSMGGKHALATTILHPHRVERLVIVDSEGFMRLPLFMRKGGSLPFLGEAIATLSSFPFVVNMQLRAAFAQPDRYITPELVVRGQKTLSDPAIRNTMISLSRFYDANDLHGSGLWPRLAEIRQPTLIIWGKEDRLFPVKCAYEAKRALPHARLEIIPNCGHFPMIEATDHFHQLVLAFLPEK; the protein is encoded by the coding sequence ATGCAAACAACGGCAACGGCGGCAATCGATGAGCGGTTCGTCACGGTTGATGGTTTTCGCTTACGAGTCTTGACCGCCGGCCAGGGACCGGTGGTTTTGTTATTGCACGGCTTTGTTGTCAGCGCCGACGATTGGATGCCAACGATACAGACCTTGGCAACTGCTGGATATTGCGCTATCGCACCCGATGCACTCGGCTTCGGGAAATCGGATAAACCGGGGGGAGCAGTCTATACGCTACGTCGCTACGCCGACCTGAATGCCGGCGTGCTGACGGCCTTTGGCGTTGAACACGCAGCCGTGATTGGACACTCGATGGGTGGCAAACACGCGCTGGCGACAACGATCCTCCACCCACACCGGGTCGAGCGACTGGTGATTGTCGATAGTGAAGGCTTTATGCGATTACCACTCTTTATGCGTAAAGGCGGTTCGTTGCCGTTCCTTGGCGAAGCGATAGCAACGCTTTCCTCCTTCCCATTCGTGGTTAACATGCAGTTGCGTGCTGCTTTTGCCCAACCCGACCGCTACATTACTCCTGAATTGGTGGTGCGTGGGCAAAAAACGTTGAGCGACCCGGCCATCCGCAATACGATGATCTCGTTGAGTCGCTTCTACGATGCGAACGATCTGCATGGCAGTGGATTGTGGCCGCGTCTTGCCGAGATTCGTCAACCGACGCTCATCATTTGGGGCAAGGAAGATCGCCTCTTCCCGGTTAAGTGTGCGTATGAAGCAAAGCGTGCCTTGCCGCATGCACGGCTCGAGATAATTCCCAACTGTGGTCATTTCCCAATGATTGAAGCCACCGATCATTTCCATCAGTTGGTGCTAGCGTTTCTCCCGGAGAAGTGA